In the genome of Deinococcus psychrotolerans, one region contains:
- the xylA gene encoding xylose isomerase — translation MTEFTPTPADQFTFGLWTVGSIGRDPFGEPTRKPLSAPYIVQRLAELGAYGVNLHDNDLVPIDASAAERDRLVSDFKAALNDHGLKVPMATTNLFTDPAFKDGAFTSADARVRAYALQKTMLSMDLGHELGADVYDFWGGREGTEVDAGGKLLDSLAWFRDSLNFLADYSESQGYNYKFVLEPKPNEPRGDIFFPTAGSMLGFIATLDKPDRFGVNPEFAHDTMAGLNFAHAVAQVIDAGKLFHIDLNDQKMGRFDQDLRFGAENIKTAFFLVKLLEDTHYSGMKHFDAHALRTEDEAGVWAFAKGCMRTYLMLKEKARQFNDDSEIQAALSAYRVEDSELEALSKKFSPENAQALKSRTFDRSALGTRGPGLEHLDQLTIDLILGMR, via the coding sequence CCCATTCGGTGAACCGACCCGCAAACCGCTGAGCGCTCCCTACATCGTGCAGAGGCTCGCTGAGCTGGGCGCTTACGGCGTCAACCTCCACGATAACGATCTGGTGCCGATCGACGCCAGCGCCGCTGAGCGTGACCGTCTCGTCTCGGACTTTAAGGCGGCCCTTAACGATCACGGTCTCAAGGTGCCGATGGCGACCACCAACCTGTTTACCGATCCAGCGTTCAAAGATGGGGCCTTTACCTCTGCCGACGCCCGCGTCCGGGCTTACGCGCTGCAAAAAACCATGCTGAGCATGGATCTGGGCCACGAACTCGGCGCAGACGTCTACGATTTCTGGGGCGGGCGTGAGGGCACCGAGGTGGACGCGGGCGGCAAACTGCTCGATTCGCTGGCCTGGTTCCGCGACAGCCTCAACTTTCTGGCCGACTACAGCGAGTCGCAGGGCTACAACTACAAATTCGTACTCGAACCCAAGCCCAACGAGCCGCGCGGCGATATTTTCTTTCCGACGGCGGGCAGCATGCTCGGCTTTATCGCCACGCTGGACAAACCAGACCGCTTCGGAGTCAACCCAGAATTCGCCCACGACACCATGGCGGGTCTGAATTTTGCGCACGCGGTGGCGCAGGTGATCGACGCAGGCAAGCTGTTTCACATTGACCTCAACGATCAGAAAATGGGCCGCTTCGACCAGGATCTGCGTTTCGGGGCCGAGAACATCAAGACGGCCTTCTTTTTGGTCAAACTGCTGGAAGACACGCACTACAGCGGCATGAAGCACTTTGACGCCCACGCCCTGAGAACCGAGGATGAAGCGGGCGTGTGGGCGTTTGCCAAGGGCTGTATGCGAACCTACCTGATGCTGAAGGAAAAAGCACGCCAATTTAACGACGACAGCGAGATTCAAGCGGCGCTGAGCGCCTACCGGGTGGAGGACAGCGAACTGGAGGCGCTGAGCAAGAAGTTCAGCCCCGAGAACGCGCAAGCGCTCAAGAGCCGCACCTTTGACCGCTCAGCACTGGGCACACGCGGCCCCGGCCTGGAGCACCTCGATCAGCTCACCATCGATCTGATTCTGGGAATGCGTTGA
- the xylB gene encoding xylulokinase, with the protein MTPDGVDVVLGLDLGTSGVKVVALSAAGEVMAQALRPYPLLTPQAGWTEQRPRDWTAATLEALGDVSDQLKGAGHTPLALGLSGQMHGAVFLDAEGDVIRPAPLWNDQRTGAAVAEIEAAIPRAELIARTGNRAVSGFQLPKLLWLRSAEPQNFARVRRVLLPKDYLGFLLTGQARTEPSDASGIGALNLTTKTWDKDVLNALKLDADLFPEVVESWAVVGQLLPEMASATGLPAGLPIIAGGGDNAAAGVALGLSSGRPELGSVSLGTSGVLFAPLAEPTPDPLGRVHLFAHADGGYNLLGVTLSAAGALQWFRDKLAPETPFQTLLDEAAGIQSAEGVTFLPFLSGERSPHMNPDLRASFSGLSLSHGRPQMVRALLEGTAFALADTYDVMRPLSGLTTLLATGGGARSAFWLGLVAGALGLEVQQTAREPGAAEGAAVLAMPAAGLYGSVQAAMMTLAPSGQAVAAVDVAEGLSAYQAARQQAVGESI; encoded by the coding sequence TTGACGCCGGACGGTGTGGACGTGGTGCTGGGCCTAGACCTCGGCACCAGCGGCGTGAAGGTGGTGGCGCTGAGTGCGGCGGGCGAGGTAATGGCGCAGGCCCTCAGGCCTTATCCGCTGCTGACCCCCCAAGCCGGCTGGACGGAGCAGCGACCCAGAGACTGGACGGCGGCAACCTTGGAAGCGCTGGGCGACGTGAGCGATCAGCTTAAGGGGGCGGGCCACACGCCCTTGGCCTTGGGCCTCAGCGGACAGATGCACGGCGCGGTCTTTTTGGACGCTGAGGGCGACGTGATTCGCCCCGCGCCGCTGTGGAATGACCAGCGCACCGGGGCGGCGGTGGCCGAGATCGAAGCTGCCATTCCCCGCGCCGAACTGATTGCCCGCACCGGCAACAGGGCCGTGAGCGGCTTTCAGCTTCCCAAACTGCTGTGGCTGCGCTCCGCCGAACCGCAAAACTTTGCCCGCGTGCGCCGGGTGCTGCTGCCCAAAGATTACCTCGGCTTTCTGCTGACCGGACAGGCCCGCACCGAGCCGTCCGACGCTTCGGGCATTGGGGCGCTGAATCTGACGACCAAAACTTGGGATAAAGACGTGCTGAACGCTCTTAAGCTGGACGCCGATCTGTTTCCCGAGGTGGTGGAATCGTGGGCAGTGGTCGGCCAGCTTTTGCCGGAGATGGCCAGCGCAACCGGCCTTCCGGCGGGCCTACCCATCATCGCGGGCGGCGGCGACAACGCGGCGGCGGGCGTGGCGCTGGGACTGTCCAGCGGGCGGCCGGAACTCGGCAGCGTCAGCCTCGGCACCAGCGGGGTGCTGTTCGCGCCTCTCGCTGAGCCGACGCCCGACCCTTTGGGGCGCGTGCATTTGTTTGCCCATGCCGACGGCGGCTACAACCTGCTGGGTGTGACCCTCAGCGCGGCGGGAGCGCTGCAATGGTTCCGCGACAAGCTGGCCCCCGAGACGCCCTTCCAAACCCTGCTGGACGAAGCCGCCGGAATTCAGTCTGCCGAGGGCGTCACCTTTTTGCCGTTTTTGTCGGGCGAGCGCAGCCCCCACATGAATCCCGATCTGCGGGCCAGTTTCAGCGGGCTGAGCTTGTCGCATGGCCGCCCGCAGATGGTCAGAGCGCTGCTGGAGGGCACCGCCTTCGCGCTGGCCGACACGTATGACGTGATGCGGCCACTGTCTGGCCTCACAACTTTGCTGGCTACCGGCGGCGGCGCTCGCAGCGCCTTTTGGCTGGGTCTGGTGGCGGGGGCGCTGGGGCTAGAGGTGCAGCAAACTGCTCGCGAACCCGGCGCTGCCGAGGGCGCGGCGGTGCTGGCCATGCCCGCTGCCGGACTGTACGGCTCGGTGCAGGCGGCCATGATGACGCTGGCTCCCAGCGGGCAAGCGGTGGCGGCAGTGGACGTTGCCGAGGGCCTAAGCGCTTACCAAGCGGCCCGCCAGCAAGCGGTGGGGGAGAGCATCTAG